A portion of the Chondrinema litorale genome contains these proteins:
- a CDS encoding family 10 glycosylhydrolase, producing MILLLNVTCSYSYDLSAEIDTFPKREFRGVWVATVNNIDWPSKSSLSSNEQKQEFKELVKYCKKLGINAMIVQIRASGDAFYQSELEPWSHWLTGKQGKQPEEFYDPLEYMIQVCHNENIEFHAWINPFRSVQSSRMKLSENHIFNKKPEWHFRYNGMQILNPGIPAVRNYICTIIQDIVRRYDVDAVHFDDYFYPYPVKGEKINDAETFKKYNSQNLNLDDWRRENINQFIFQVSEVINQTKSEVKFGISPPGIWRNAYKDPEGSATKGLSSFDDIYADSRLWIKNAWIDYIIPQIYWNISHKIADYKTITEWWENNSYHSQIYIGHAAYKMDQDQIRAWKDGKEIDRQIENNRRFKNISGSAFFSISSLIRNSKNFADSLKSKYYKQPALLPAMAWLDSIPPNAPIHLKKIKTDQGWMLSWQESPIAFDGDTAKGYLLYRFPDTLSFDTEDTNYLIQFLTVDQKNYHDTNAGTKNYNYLLTAYDRLNNESTASFQIFDDTTSVEVKNVVVALNKAQVDASVRINLEKGSNKIILKNLPKSIIEGSLVFKTSHNEEITLVKLKSGQVKESTKDSASIYLQNKILEIEKEISILNDSITVFENAEQILMKNQQLAADKTNVDEIRKLEQYFSYRFLELKQKSRNFNSKLESLKAKSNYLQNRLNEINITETDSLLAETQIAEIDILSPTKRVSEIEMSYQVKNVDWLPEYNLFYNKFTDNLKIQYKANIHQQSGQHWINIPVSVSSEFSNSSKDSSNLKTPSIFRVAPQNVSIFSNIQKQAVSLGEDKPNFKSELIANADINSSPNILLSIFDATTYEWFPGKMNVFLNDQLQQKLTFQPEILKDTVTLNLGKDTEVQIRKMLKRDSRKNFVLFKKINQQYVITLRNSKSKKVTVQLVSKPKYVLTKKKRTKLFNEANNNFNYETQKFEWQLEIPAGKTIDLTFGYEFNQSIFKKQSDK from the coding sequence TTGATATTACTCCTCAATGTAACATGTAGTTATTCTTATGATTTAAGCGCTGAAATAGATACTTTCCCTAAAAGAGAATTTAGAGGTGTGTGGGTTGCCACTGTCAATAACATAGATTGGCCAAGTAAATCTAGTTTAAGCAGTAATGAGCAGAAACAAGAATTTAAAGAACTAGTAAAGTACTGTAAAAAACTGGGTATCAATGCAATGATAGTACAGATACGGGCTTCAGGAGATGCTTTTTATCAAAGTGAATTAGAGCCTTGGTCTCATTGGTTGACTGGAAAACAAGGCAAACAACCCGAAGAATTTTACGATCCTCTAGAATATATGATCCAAGTTTGCCACAATGAAAACATAGAATTTCATGCTTGGATTAATCCATTCCGATCTGTGCAAAGCTCCAGAATGAAACTTTCGGAGAATCATATATTCAATAAAAAACCAGAATGGCATTTCAGATACAATGGAATGCAAATATTAAATCCAGGTATTCCTGCAGTTAGGAATTACATATGTACTATTATTCAAGATATTGTTCGTAGATACGATGTTGATGCAGTACATTTCGACGACTACTTTTACCCTTATCCTGTTAAAGGAGAGAAAATAAATGATGCAGAAACCTTTAAAAAATACAATTCACAAAACCTTAATCTAGATGATTGGAGAAGAGAAAACATCAATCAATTTATTTTTCAGGTTTCTGAAGTTATAAATCAAACCAAGTCAGAAGTTAAATTTGGAATTAGCCCTCCTGGTATATGGAGAAATGCTTACAAAGACCCAGAAGGTTCGGCTACTAAAGGGCTTTCTTCTTTCGACGATATCTATGCCGATAGTAGATTATGGATTAAAAATGCTTGGATAGATTATATCATCCCTCAAATTTACTGGAACATTTCTCACAAAATAGCTGATTATAAAACCATTACAGAATGGTGGGAAAACAATAGCTATCATTCTCAAATTTATATTGGTCATGCTGCATATAAAATGGATCAAGATCAGATTAGGGCATGGAAAGATGGAAAAGAGATTGACAGACAAATAGAAAATAACAGAAGATTTAAGAATATTTCTGGCAGCGCTTTCTTTAGTATTTCATCTTTAATTAGAAATTCTAAAAACTTTGCAGACTCACTCAAAAGCAAATATTACAAGCAACCTGCCTTATTGCCCGCAATGGCTTGGTTAGACTCCATACCTCCCAATGCTCCTATTCACTTAAAAAAAATCAAAACGGATCAAGGCTGGATGCTCTCTTGGCAAGAAAGCCCCATCGCTTTTGATGGTGATACTGCCAAAGGTTACCTATTATATAGATTTCCAGATACTTTATCATTTGATACAGAAGACACAAATTATCTTATTCAATTTCTTACAGTAGATCAAAAAAATTACCATGACACAAATGCAGGCACTAAAAATTATAATTATCTACTAACCGCATACGACCGATTGAACAATGAGTCAACTGCATCTTTTCAAATATTTGATGATACCACCTCTGTTGAAGTAAAAAATGTTGTAGTAGCTCTAAACAAAGCTCAAGTAGATGCTAGTGTAAGAATTAATCTGGAGAAAGGATCGAACAAAATCATTCTAAAAAACCTGCCTAAATCAATTATTGAAGGAAGTCTGGTGTTTAAAACTTCTCATAATGAAGAGATTACATTAGTTAAATTAAAATCTGGACAGGTTAAAGAAAGCACAAAAGATTCTGCATCAATATACTTACAGAACAAAATATTAGAGATTGAAAAAGAGATTTCTATTCTAAATGATTCTATTACGGTTTTTGAAAATGCAGAGCAGATTCTAATGAAAAACCAGCAATTAGCCGCTGATAAAACCAATGTAGATGAAATAAGGAAACTAGAGCAGTATTTTTCTTATCGATTCTTGGAGCTAAAGCAAAAATCGAGAAACTTTAACTCGAAACTTGAAAGTCTTAAAGCTAAATCTAACTATCTACAAAATAGGTTAAATGAAATAAACATTACTGAAACTGATAGTTTGCTAGCTGAAACACAAATAGCTGAAATTGATATACTTTCTCCAACAAAAAGAGTATCTGAAATTGAAATGAGCTACCAAGTTAAAAATGTAGATTGGCTACCAGAATACAATCTATTTTATAATAAGTTTACCGATAACTTAAAAATTCAATATAAAGCAAATATCCATCAACAAAGCGGGCAACATTGGATAAATATTCCTGTGAGCGTGAGTAGTGAATTTTCTAATAGTTCAAAAGACAGTTCAAACCTAAAAACTCCATCAATTTTTAGAGTAGCACCTCAAAATGTAAGTATCTTTTCAAATATTCAAAAACAAGCGGTTAGTTTAGGTGAAGACAAACCTAATTTTAAAAGTGAATTAATAGCGAATGCAGATATAAATAGCTCACCCAATATTTTGCTATCCATCTTTGATGCCACAACTTATGAATGGTTTCCGGGAAAGATGAATGTATTTCTAAATGATCAACTCCAACAAAAGCTGACATTTCAACCCGAAATTTTAAAAGATACAGTCACTTTGAACTTAGGCAAAGATACTGAGGTTCAAATTCGTAAAATGCTTAAAAGGGACAGTAGAAAAAACTTTGTGCTATTCAAAAAAATAAATCAGCAATATGTAATCACGCTTAGAAATAGTAAATCTAAGAAAGTTACCGTACAACTAGTTTCTAAACCAAAATATGTACTTACAAAAAAGAAAAGAACAAAGCTCTTTAATGAAGCGAATAATAACTTCAATTACGAAACTCAAAAATTTGAATGGCAATTAGAAATACCAGCAGGTAAAACTATTGATCTTACATTTGGTTATGAGTTTAACCAGAGTATTTTTAAAAAACAATCAGACAAGTAA
- the uvrB gene encoding excinuclease ABC subunit UvrB encodes MDFKIFSDFKPMGDQPNAIKELSDGLNNGEPSQVLLGATGSGKTFSIANVIADTQRPTLVLSHNKTLAAQLYGEFKQFFPENAVEYFISYYDYYQPEAYMANSDTYIEKDLAINEEIEKLRLATTSALLSGRRDVIVVASVSCIYGIGNPDEFGKNVVRIKQGDEVPRNQLLFALVDILYNRTEAEFKRGSFRVKGDTVDIFPAYADFAYRIYFWGDEIEEIHRIEPSTGKKISDERAIAIFPANLFVTGKEVLHQAIHEIQDDLVAQISLFEKERRFLEAKRLKERTEFDLEMIRELGYCSGVENYSRYFDRRTPGQRPFCLLDYFPDDYLMVIDESHVTVPQVRAMWGGDRARKVSLVDYGFRLPSALDNRPLTFNEFEDKMNQVIYVSATPAEYELRKSEGIIAEQIIRPTGLLDPEITVKPSVNQIDDLLEEIDKTIKAGDRILVTTLTKRMAEELSKYLDKIRIKARYIHSEVKTLDRVEILRELRLGVFDVLVGVNLLREGLDLPEVALVAIMDADKEGFLRNERSLIQTIGRAARNVNGRVIMYADKITDSMQRAMEETDRRRSKQIAYNKANNISPKTVIKTKDSILNQTKVADSKKTVKNYQVEKEEPLLAAESSVEYLKTDDIEKLIQQTKKKMEKAAKELDFIEAARLRDEMFELQKLKDEKES; translated from the coding sequence ATGGATTTTAAGATTTTTTCAGACTTCAAACCCATGGGCGACCAGCCTAATGCTATAAAAGAATTATCAGACGGATTAAATAACGGTGAACCATCACAGGTTTTACTAGGTGCTACTGGTTCTGGTAAAACATTTTCTATTGCCAATGTTATAGCTGATACTCAAAGACCAACTTTAGTTTTAAGCCATAACAAGACGCTTGCCGCTCAATTATATGGAGAATTCAAACAGTTCTTCCCCGAAAATGCTGTAGAGTATTTTATATCATACTACGATTATTATCAGCCAGAAGCATACATGGCCAACTCTGATACTTATATCGAGAAAGATTTGGCAATTAATGAAGAAATTGAAAAACTGAGGCTAGCTACTACTTCTGCCCTTCTTTCTGGTAGAAGAGATGTGATAGTAGTCGCATCGGTTTCGTGTATTTATGGTATTGGTAATCCAGATGAGTTTGGAAAAAATGTAGTAAGAATAAAGCAAGGTGATGAAGTTCCGAGAAATCAGCTTCTATTTGCTTTAGTAGATATTTTATATAACAGAACTGAAGCTGAATTTAAAAGAGGTAGTTTTAGGGTTAAAGGAGATACGGTAGACATCTTCCCTGCTTATGCCGATTTTGCTTATAGAATTTATTTTTGGGGAGATGAGATTGAAGAAATTCATAGAATTGAGCCAAGTACTGGCAAAAAAATATCTGATGAGAGGGCCATTGCAATTTTCCCTGCAAACTTATTTGTGACTGGCAAAGAAGTTTTACATCAGGCCATTCACGAAATACAAGATGATTTAGTAGCTCAAATAAGCTTATTCGAAAAAGAAAGACGATTTCTAGAAGCAAAAAGGCTTAAAGAAAGAACAGAGTTCGATCTGGAAATGATTAGAGAATTGGGTTACTGTTCTGGAGTTGAGAACTATTCTAGGTACTTCGATAGAAGAACTCCCGGACAAAGACCTTTCTGTTTGCTCGATTATTTCCCAGATGATTACTTAATGGTAATAGATGAAAGCCATGTAACTGTACCTCAAGTAAGAGCTATGTGGGGTGGCGATAGAGCAAGAAAGGTTTCATTAGTAGATTATGGTTTTAGGCTACCTTCTGCACTAGATAATAGACCACTTACCTTCAATGAGTTTGAAGACAAAATGAATCAGGTGATTTATGTAAGTGCCACACCAGCAGAGTATGAACTTAGAAAATCTGAAGGAATTATCGCTGAGCAAATTATTAGACCTACAGGTTTGCTAGATCCTGAAATTACAGTTAAACCTAGTGTAAATCAGATCGATGATCTTTTAGAAGAAATTGATAAAACCATTAAAGCTGGTGATAGAATTTTGGTAACCACTCTTACTAAAAGAATGGCTGAAGAACTATCAAAATATCTTGATAAAATTAGAATAAAAGCCAGATACATTCACTCCGAAGTGAAAACACTTGATCGAGTTGAAATATTGAGAGAGTTAAGGTTGGGAGTTTTTGATGTACTTGTGGGAGTTAACTTACTTAGAGAAGGTTTAGATTTACCAGAAGTTGCTTTGGTAGCAATTATGGATGCAGATAAAGAAGGTTTTTTAAGAAACGAAAGATCATTGATACAAACGATTGGTCGTGCTGCGAGAAATGTAAATGGCAGGGTAATTATGTATGCCGATAAAATAACGGACTCTATGCAGAGAGCAATGGAAGAAACAGACCGTAGAAGATCGAAACAAATCGCATATAATAAAGCCAATAACATAAGTCCGAAAACGGTTATTAAAACCAAAGATTCAATCCTTAATCAAACAAAAGTTGCAGATTCTAAAAAGACAGTTAAAAACTATCAAGTAGAAAAAGAAGAACCGTTATTAGCAGCAGAATCAAGTGTTGAATACCTCAAAACCGATGATATTGAAAAACTCATTCAGCAAACCAAGAAGAAAATGGAAAAAGCAGCTAAAGAACTTGATTTTATTGAAGCTGCCAGACTAAGAGATGAAATGTTTGAGTTACAAAAACTTAAAGACGAAAAAGAATCCTGA
- a CDS encoding hybrid sensor histidine kinase/response regulator: MSKGPKLAYLKTKIVISFSMIMAALLFAGYITYQSVETLENALDDLSKPNQKLRLLTNLLGEITMSENEIRKLVLNKERNLLKRFAQTQQPIYLTLDSVRNTITEDTLQAQQIDEISSLLKAKTRSFNAYIVRKNNVEQFKTTEEVLGEVQKNKEVEDAIEEVEKEALKERVKPNIHNKNLTIPLLFREYKSAIENYYKEYTRMKFSEEDVVKMEKLENILSDVEYSQSNNMASMEASELRLLRNNSEITEKIRAIIRKLEREERNVNSKKQQHAREVIKDANTTIFTITIITLLLIAIFIYLIFSDITKSNYYRQELFNAKIKAERLSRVKQEFLANMSHEIRTPLNAIIGFSEQLEKTPIKGQQKIYLKAVKHSSEHLLSTVNDILDFSKIDAGKLKIEKIPFRLDETIANVSQTLSIKAEEKGIQLDISLDDEFNQVVLGDPFRLQQVFINLINNAIKFTNEGFVEVEGEVLDKLGKNLKVRIRVNDTGIGIPEDKIETIFQTFSQADSSTTRQYGGTGLGLSISQKLVKLMNGKITVESEVGKGASFIVDVSFEKSSEEELIKLDETKTTTPIAFNKVNLLVVDDDEFNILLCKTILDNSDLNVTYCDTGKEALKYLKKDTYQMVLTDIQMPGISGLELANYIRELKNENSSIPVIALTANVMKEDLATFTSSGITDYLLKPFKETELFTKIREHLPESFINTKQKEKQDTIIEENEEPSFYSLNKLKSFAGDDISTLSEIIDTFLISSKNDMLVLEQGHTEKDKKLIKDKAHKLLNGFQNFEVHEAIGLLKKLETRADKISDKELDETVKRLVEIHLNLSEQLKNENKNLVIS; the protein is encoded by the coding sequence ATGTCTAAAGGACCTAAGCTCGCTTACCTCAAAACTAAAATCGTGATAAGTTTTAGCATGATCATGGCAGCTTTGCTTTTTGCTGGTTATATAACTTACCAAAGTGTTGAGACATTAGAAAATGCACTAGACGATCTTTCTAAACCCAATCAAAAATTAAGGCTGCTCACCAATTTATTAGGTGAGATTACAATGTCTGAAAATGAAATTAGAAAGCTTGTACTCAATAAAGAAAGAAATTTGCTTAAAAGGTTTGCTCAAACGCAACAACCGATATATCTCACATTAGACTCTGTAAGAAATACCATTACAGAAGATACGCTTCAGGCACAACAAATAGATGAAATTAGCTCACTTTTAAAGGCAAAAACGAGAAGTTTTAATGCATACATTGTAAGAAAAAACAATGTAGAGCAATTTAAAACTACTGAAGAAGTATTAGGTGAAGTTCAAAAAAACAAGGAAGTTGAAGATGCGATTGAAGAAGTTGAAAAAGAAGCTTTAAAAGAAAGAGTAAAACCTAATATTCATAATAAGAACCTAACAATCCCTCTACTTTTTAGAGAGTATAAATCTGCCATTGAAAACTACTACAAGGAATACACTAGAATGAAATTTTCTGAGGAAGATGTAGTGAAAATGGAAAAGCTAGAAAATATTCTCTCTGATGTAGAATATTCTCAAAGTAATAATATGGCATCTATGGAAGCCAGCGAATTACGATTGCTTAGAAACAACTCTGAAATTACCGAAAAAATAAGGGCAATTATTAGAAAGCTAGAGAGAGAAGAACGAAATGTTAATTCAAAAAAACAGCAACATGCGCGTGAAGTAATTAAAGATGCAAACACCACCATCTTTACCATTACAATCATCACCTTACTTTTAATAGCAATATTTATTTACCTCATCTTCAGCGATATAACCAAGAGTAACTATTACAGACAAGAACTTTTTAATGCCAAAATTAAAGCGGAAAGATTATCGAGAGTAAAACAAGAGTTTTTGGCTAACATGAGCCACGAGATTCGAACACCACTAAATGCAATAATTGGATTTTCTGAACAATTAGAAAAAACACCAATTAAAGGCCAACAAAAAATATATTTGAAAGCCGTAAAGCATTCATCTGAGCATTTACTTTCTACAGTTAACGATATATTAGACTTCTCTAAAATTGATGCAGGCAAACTCAAAATTGAGAAAATACCTTTTAGGTTAGACGAAACCATAGCAAATGTGAGTCAAACCTTATCGATTAAAGCAGAAGAAAAAGGGATACAATTAGATATTTCATTAGATGATGAATTTAATCAAGTTGTTTTAGGTGATCCTTTCCGTTTGCAACAAGTATTTATTAACCTGATTAACAATGCGATTAAATTCACAAATGAGGGTTTTGTTGAGGTTGAAGGTGAAGTTCTTGATAAATTAGGAAAAAATTTAAAAGTTAGAATTCGTGTAAACGATACAGGAATAGGCATACCTGAAGACAAGATTGAAACCATCTTCCAAACTTTTTCTCAAGCAGACTCAAGTACTACCAGACAATATGGCGGTACTGGTCTCGGCTTATCCATTTCTCAGAAGTTAGTAAAGCTGATGAATGGGAAAATTACTGTTGAAAGTGAGGTTGGAAAAGGTGCATCTTTCATTGTTGATGTAAGTTTTGAGAAATCTAGTGAAGAAGAATTGATCAAACTTGACGAAACTAAAACCACTACTCCTATAGCATTTAACAAGGTTAATTTATTGGTGGTAGATGATGATGAATTTAATATTTTATTATGCAAAACAATTCTAGATAACTCCGACTTAAATGTAACATACTGCGATACAGGAAAAGAAGCTTTAAAGTATCTAAAGAAAGACACTTACCAAATGGTACTGACTGATATACAAATGCCTGGAATAAGCGGATTAGAATTAGCCAACTACATTAGAGAATTAAAAAATGAAAACAGCAGTATACCAGTAATTGCACTCACTGCCAATGTGATGAAAGAAGATTTGGCAACCTTTACAAGCTCAGGAATTACCGATTATTTATTAAAACCATTTAAAGAAACTGAGTTATTTACCAAAATTCGCGAACATTTACCCGAGTCGTTTATAAATACTAAACAGAAAGAAAAGCAAGATACTATAATAGAAGAAAATGAAGAGCCTTCATTCTACTCATTAAACAAATTAAAAAGTTTTGCTGGTGATGACATTAGCACCTTAAGTGAGATTATCGATACATTCTTAATCAGTAGCAAAAATGACATGCTTGTGTTAGAACAAGGACATACCGAAAAAGATAAAAAACTTATAAAAGACAAGGCTCATAAATTATTAAATGGCTTCCAAAATTTTGAAGTTCACGAAGCAATTGGACTACTTAAAAAGCTGGAAACCAGAGCCGATAAAATCTCTGATAAAGAACTTGATGAAACAGTTAAACGCTTAGTTGAGATACATTTAAATCTATCAGAGCAGCTAAAAAATGAGAACAAAAATCTTGTAATATCTTAA
- a CDS encoding GntP family permease, with protein sequence MLILFYLLISILILIVSSTKFKLHPFFALIISSIVFGFLAGIPTAELIITINKGFGDTLGSIGLIIILGSVIGKFLEKTGGAIVLADNILKLTNNKAISLTMALVGYVVSIPVFADSGFIILSSLKKSLAAKAKISVLGPTIALSVGLLASHSMLPPTPGPVAATGIIGANLGLVILFGMPISLFGVLCAWFFVEKMNKKVYISPGEIEKDSKIISDEVKPSLLKAVLPILIPIALIVLKTIAVLPSFPFGKSLFYDVATLLGEPFSALLIGLFFALLLPSNFKFDYWSSKGWVGQAIYDAAIVLLITGAGGAFGKVLQSSPISEIITEKFLIEENGIWLPFLIAAALKSAQGSSTVAIITTASLIAPLTPALGLNSEFGLALTVSAIGAGSVVVSHANDSFFWVVVQMSGLNISEGYKYQSTGTGILGASAMLLIFILSLFLI encoded by the coding sequence GTGCTTATACTTTTTTATCTACTTATAAGTATTCTAATACTTATCGTTAGCAGTACCAAGTTCAAACTTCATCCCTTTTTTGCCCTTATTATTAGCAGTATCGTTTTTGGCTTTCTTGCTGGCATACCAACAGCAGAACTTATTATCACAATAAATAAAGGTTTTGGAGATACATTAGGCTCCATTGGCTTAATTATTATTTTAGGCTCTGTAATCGGTAAGTTTTTGGAGAAAACAGGTGGGGCAATTGTACTTGCAGACAACATTTTAAAACTCACTAATAATAAAGCTATTTCGCTTACAATGGCTTTGGTAGGTTATGTTGTTTCTATTCCTGTATTTGCAGATTCTGGTTTCATAATACTTTCCTCACTAAAAAAATCTTTAGCAGCCAAAGCGAAAATTTCAGTTTTAGGACCTACAATAGCTTTGAGTGTTGGCTTATTAGCTTCACATTCAATGCTGCCTCCTACACCAGGGCCAGTTGCAGCTACTGGTATAATTGGAGCCAATCTGGGATTAGTCATTTTATTTGGTATGCCTATTAGCTTATTCGGAGTTTTATGTGCGTGGTTTTTTGTAGAAAAAATGAATAAAAAGGTTTATATCTCACCCGGTGAAATTGAAAAAGACTCGAAAATAATTTCGGATGAGGTAAAACCAAGTTTACTTAAAGCTGTATTGCCAATTCTAATACCTATAGCTTTAATAGTTTTAAAGACGATTGCAGTTTTACCATCCTTTCCTTTTGGGAAATCTTTATTTTACGATGTAGCAACTTTATTAGGAGAACCATTCTCTGCACTTTTGATAGGCTTATTCTTTGCGCTTTTGTTACCTTCTAATTTTAAGTTTGATTATTGGTCTTCTAAAGGTTGGGTTGGACAAGCTATTTACGATGCAGCCATTGTTTTGTTAATAACTGGCGCAGGAGGAGCATTTGGGAAAGTACTGCAAAGCTCACCTATAAGTGAAATAATTACAGAGAAATTTCTAATTGAAGAAAATGGCATTTGGTTGCCATTCTTAATTGCTGCAGCATTAAAAAGTGCTCAGGGTTCTTCTACAGTTGCCATAATTACCACGGCTTCTTTAATAGCACCTCTAACTCCTGCTTTAGGTTTAAATAGTGAATTTGGTCTTGCACTCACAGTATCAGCAATTGGCGCAGGTTCAGTGGTTGTATCTCACGCTAATGACAGCTTCTTTTGGGTAGTTGTACAGATGTCGGGATTAAATATTAGTGAGGGCTATAAATACCAAAGCACTGGAACCGGTATACTTGGCGCCAGTGCTATGTTGTTAATTTTTATTCTTTCTTTATTTCTGATTTAG
- a CDS encoding OmpA family protein, whose amino-acid sequence MVFTNQKTKHKQLIYSLLFGCLLVCSNLTYAQNVKSLLKKGEKEYNDDNIKGSLEYFEKALSIDNNNYTAAYFAGVGYLRLASPQKALERLSIIRPERFKDSKDIYYWLAFAQFRNNHFDEALSNIEIHKDKYRTLMSDEVDELEKSIHAAKKIYANAKPVRVENLGGNINSENPEYSAILTKDHRTIHYTTRREDNKGGEKTGTYMEDILTSSLDENDEWGKAERLKGLVTVGHDATVQLFGDDKKMMIYQKKDLFVTEFEHGKWTHPKSLGSNINNRNSRESHGFISPDEQTLVFSSDYKNKDGDLDLFISHKSSNGEWGKASPLNELNTEEDEDSPFIAEDGTLYFSSKGHNSMGGFDIFKSEYNPTSRRYKKPENMGYPLNSVSDDIFFNVKNDVAYFTSNRIGGMGREDIYRAYLFDTVDVNLTVLNIADDSPVNEAIIVLQSGIESLDLTTDQQGKAHCVVPAFTDVSVRVFKDDKEVYTEKFSPLGSLKDPENLEKTIRINLAGAQELDAVAKNDVQVEESIMPITEEVEEVKEEIVEEQPIVDEEEVVQPVDESTGVVAKADFSNKEMQEAKELESKFNSASGKFVLKRIYFDMDEAKLKSESFDELNGIVAYLVQNPKINAEIGGHTDNVGPRDYNKYLSQRRAQAVVDYLIENGVESSRLTAVGYGEVNPIVSNDDEKDGREINRRIELKVIKKEDGFSRAN is encoded by the coding sequence ATGGTATTTACTAATCAGAAGACTAAACATAAACAACTCATATATTCATTGCTTTTTGGGTGTTTACTAGTATGTTCAAATCTAACATATGCTCAAAATGTAAAGTCACTTCTTAAAAAGGGAGAGAAAGAATATAATGACGATAATATTAAGGGATCTCTAGAGTATTTTGAAAAAGCACTTAGTATAGATAATAATAATTATACTGCAGCATATTTTGCTGGTGTAGGCTATTTAAGATTGGCTTCACCACAAAAAGCTTTGGAGAGGCTGAGCATTATTAGACCTGAGAGATTTAAAGATTCCAAAGATATTTACTACTGGCTTGCATTTGCTCAGTTTAGAAACAACCATTTTGACGAAGCCCTTTCTAACATAGAAATTCACAAAGATAAATACAGAACTTTAATGTCTGATGAGGTAGATGAGCTTGAAAAAAGCATACATGCAGCAAAGAAAATCTATGCCAATGCAAAACCTGTTAGGGTAGAAAACCTTGGAGGTAATATAAATTCTGAAAACCCTGAGTACTCAGCAATTCTTACTAAAGACCACAGAACTATTCACTATACTACCAGAAGAGAAGACAACAAAGGTGGGGAAAAAACGGGAACATATATGGAAGATATACTCACTTCTTCATTAGATGAAAATGATGAATGGGGAAAAGCTGAAAGATTAAAAGGCTTAGTTACTGTTGGGCATGATGCTACTGTTCAACTTTTTGGTGATGATAAAAAAATGATGATTTACCAGAAAAAAGATTTGTTTGTTACAGAGTTTGAACACGGTAAATGGACTCACCCGAAATCATTAGGGTCAAATATTAATAATAGAAACAGCAGGGAATCTCATGGTTTTATCTCACCAGATGAACAGACACTAGTATTTAGTTCTGATTATAAAAATAAAGATGGAGATCTAGATTTATTTATTTCTCATAAATCTAGCAATGGCGAATGGGGAAAAGCTAGCCCACTAAATGAGCTAAATACTGAAGAAGATGAAGACTCTCCATTTATTGCTGAAGATGGCACTTTGTATTTTTCTTCTAAAGGTCACAACAGTATGGGTGGGTTCGATATTTTTAAAAGTGAATATAACCCGACATCCCGTAGATATAAGAAACCAGAAAATATGGGTTACCCGCTTAATTCTGTAAGCGACGATATTTTCTTTAATGTTAAAAATGATGTGGCGTATTTCACTTCTAATAGAATTGGTGGAATGGGTCGAGAAGATATTTACAGAGCTTACTTATTCGATACAGTAGATGTAAACCTAACAGTTTTAAACATTGCTGACGATTCGCCAGTAAATGAAGCTATTATAGTTTTACAGTCTGGAATTGAAAGCCTCGATTTGACAACAGATCAACAAGGTAAAGCACATTGTGTGGTACCTGCTTTTACAGATGTGAGTGTAAGAGTTTTTAAAGACGATAAAGAAGTTTATACGGAAAAATTCTCTCCATTAGGTTCTTTAAAAGATCCTGAAAATTTAGAGAAAACTATAAGAATTAATCTTGCAGGTGCACAAGAATTGGATGCAGTAGCTAAAAATGATGTGCAAGTAGAAGAGAGTATAATGCCAATTACAGAAGAGGTTGAAGAAGTAAAAGAAGAAATTGTAGAAGAGCAACCAATTGTAGATGAAGAAGAAGTTGTACAACCAGTTGATGAAAGTACAGGAGTTGTGGCAAAAGCAGATTTCTCGAACAAAGAGATGCAAGAAGCTAAAGAATTAGAAAGTAAATTCAATAGTGCATCTGGCAAATTTGTGCTTAAAAGAATTTATTTTGATATGGATGAAGCTAAACTTAAGTCTGAATCTTTTGACGAGTTAAATGGAATTGTTGCTTATCTAGTTCAAAACCCAAAAATAAATGCAGAAATTGGTGGTCATACAGATAATGTTGGTCCAAGAGACTACAACAAATATTTGTCTCAAAGAAGAGCTCAGGCAGTTGTTGATTATTTAATTGAAAATGGTGTTGAAAGTTCAAGGTTAACGGCTGTTGGATATGGTGAAGTAAATCCGATTGTTAGTAATGACGATGAAAAAGATGGAAGAGAAATCAACAGGAGAATTGAGCTTAAAGTAATCAAAAAAGAAGATGGTTTTAGTAGAGCTAATTAA